The following are encoded together in the Terriglobales bacterium genome:
- a CDS encoding sigma-70 family RNA polymerase sigma factor has translation MADAEDDITGLLRAWRSGDEHALEKLTPQVYRELHRAAKRCMSDERQGHILQTTALINELYLRLSEMKGLEWQNRAHFFALCARQMRRILTDEARARQAHKRGGGTEQLSLDAVAIVSPEKHAEVLAVDGALEALARVDARKSQVVELRFFGGLSVEETAEVLKVSPETVTRDWRLAKAWLLRELANT, from the coding sequence ATGGCTGACGCAGAGGACGACATTACGGGGCTGCTGCGCGCTTGGCGCAGTGGGGATGAACACGCCCTCGAGAAGTTGACTCCGCAGGTCTACCGCGAACTTCATCGCGCCGCCAAGCGTTGCATGAGTGACGAACGGCAAGGGCACATTCTGCAAACCACCGCGCTGATCAACGAGCTCTACCTGCGGCTCTCTGAGATGAAGGGGCTGGAATGGCAGAACCGCGCCCATTTCTTCGCTCTTTGCGCGCGGCAGATGCGGCGCATTCTAACCGACGAGGCTCGCGCCCGCCAAGCACATAAGCGGGGCGGCGGAACGGAGCAACTCTCGCTCGACGCGGTCGCCATCGTGTCACCTGAGAAGCATGCTGAAGTACTGGCCGTGGATGGCGCTCTCGAGGCGCTCGCGAGAGTGGATGCACGCAAGAGCCAGGTGGTCGAGTTGCGTTTCTTTGGGGGCTTAAGTGTGGAGGAAACGGCCGAAGTCCTGAAAGTTTCTCCGGAAACGGTCACCCGCGATTGGCGGCTGGCGAAAGCCTGGCTTTTGCGCGAACTGGCAAACACTTAA